In Bactrocera neohumeralis isolate Rockhampton unplaced genomic scaffold, APGP_CSIRO_Bneo_wtdbg2-racon-allhic-juicebox.fasta_v2 ctg6216, whole genome shotgun sequence, the genomic stretch GTTTTTTTCTATGTCTATCTAGTGAGTAGGCTCTAAATAACATGAAAATAagcttttatcaaaaatattttctatactgGCTGAAATTCAGGACCGCACCTTAAATGGGGCGCTGGGAAAATATGCCTTCGGGTTTTGTATGCGAAGTCGGTTATTATTTTGAATGgtttttattagtaaataaagaataagtacacaaaaattatgataaatcaCAATATATAAGATCAATTATAAACGTAAGCTAAAAATCAAAGTTGAtatgagagaaaaaaaattactttatggTATGAAAAGCTTGAGAACAATGTTGATGGAGGCCAACTCCACATTTACTGCATTTGAATTTCGTATTCTTGTGACATTCGCGGCATCGAATTTGAGTTTCGTTTCTAATGATATAGTGTTCCTTCCCATCCAGCCTTACCGAATCTGGCAGCTTACTTTTCGTAGTTAACGGTGTCTTGCCTCCAATGCGTTTTGCTATGGATGTAGAAGGTTTGCCAAGTATCAAATAAGTCTGCACAATGTATCTTGTAAAAGACAAGAAATCATGAGCGTCTTTAGCTTGGCCTGCTGGTGAAACTCGGTATAACTGAAAAGCATTATTAGCACAGGCATTTATGGGGAACATTATCATTTGCCAATACCATCTCTTCAGTCTTAttgaaattctatattttccaacattttggtCGAGTCGATCGACTCCGcccatatatttgttatataatagATAGCAATGCGGTTGATCTACGTCTACTCTTTTATTGCCGCACCATCTCTTCACCTTACCAATCGGATGAACACCGCTTTCCGTTGAGGCAATAGTTACgatgttgttgtcgttgtagcGCACTAAAGTTATGTTGGATGATAAATCCGTAATTTGGTGGTGCGAACCCCGTGATGTCTTTTTCATCTCCTTGATGTCTTTTAGCGGGGCACCTTCTGTTCTATTAGCACGTAATGTACCAGTGATAACATGACCCATCTGACTTACTTCGTCTAGTAAACGTaaagaagtgaaaaaattatcaatatagaAACTGTAGTGGTTATCACTTGGCAGTTTCGAAATCAAATTTGTCACTACAGAGCCTCCAACGCCTAGATTTGGATTGGTGTTACCAGTTTTAGCTCCTTGGTAAGGTTCTCCATAAATAAGATAACCCAATCGTGTACACAGTGACCAAATCTTATAGCCAAAACGTATTGGTTTACCGTGAATATGTTGTTTTGCGCCATGTTTTCCAAAATAAGGTACCATAGACTCATCGATAGACAAATGTTTGTCTCCGGGATAAAACTTTAGCCATCTCTCATTCATAAGATTCCACAGTGGCCTTACTTTTGCAAACTTATCGTCAGAAGGTAGGCGGTTGTTATCGCATGCATGAAAAAAACgtaaaagctcttcaaaacgATTACGAGTCATGCATGATGCAACTCCTGGATGATGAGTGTCAATACTTTGATCCCAGTATAATCTATAGCGTGAAGCGCTATTGTAGCctgacaaaa encodes the following:
- the LOC126767416 gene encoding piggyBac transposable element-derived protein 3-like, coding for MNSRRGLNVHEIISALEDDHNILSADIFITPPENNDFSDEDSGSEEAGEIGNLTRRQLLAEAEVRCQLPSADGVLETVDGIPFINQDEQEQQPSASQSNEPPAKKSKTIVTRKWRQKDIAANPERESMQPDFVLDKDNPLDFFEMFFDEEVFELLRSSTEQNAIAKGHVNFRVTVEEIKNFIGILLLSGYNSASRYRLYWDQSIDTHHPGVASCMTRNRFEELLRFFHACDNNRLPSDDKFAKVRPLWNLMNERWLKFYPGDKHLSIDESMVPYFGKHGAKQHIHGKPIRFGYKIWSLCTRLGYLIYGEPYQGAKTGNTNPNLGVGGSVVTNLISKLPSDNHYSFYIDNFFTSLRLLDEVSQMGHVITGTLRANRTEGAPLKDIKEMKKTSRGSHHQITDLSSNITLVRYNDNNIVTIASTESGVHPIGKVKRWCGNKRVDVDQPHCYLLYNKYMGGVDRLDQNVGKYRISIRLKRWYWQMIMFPINACANNAFQLYRVSPAGQAKDAHDFLSFTRYIVQTYLILGKPSTSIAKRIGGKTPLTTKSKLPDSVRLDGKEHYIIRNETQIRCRECHKNTKFKCSKCGVGLHQHCSQAFHTIK